From Argopecten irradians isolate NY chromosome 12, Ai_NY, whole genome shotgun sequence, one genomic window encodes:
- the LOC138304981 gene encoding uncharacterized protein — protein sequence MASKQYEDKGARPKTFPSQGDGSTFTQNVSEHPHVSQGSGLESDVVPDAVASPMAQYRGGFFYEQVPSGASGDSHAEFHGPQPHIVDVVVIYSKEDYEVASYKFIPWLKDRAMGINEPDARIYLYDDISVDINLFRKTEDMATRCMKILVYITEHFMANTELKSIVEELIFLTRFGNAEEAKQHISNIYKLGSDIGIETNPLDSLTECVLQQKKSALMPVQTTEKKIGFTGLLAIHPIIQFFAVEQNKKYKEKMASNVIRAAINDRRKYQQGQQNATCQHQRQQNLQASYHSHMLHVSQMERNPQTQIMASQMQAYK from the exons ATGGCAAGCAAGCAATATGAGGATAAAGGAGCAAGGCCCAAGACTTTTCCAAGTCAAGGGGATGGATCTACTTTTACACAAAATGTGTCAGAACATCCACACGTCTCACAGGGGTCTGGGCTGGAGAGTGATGTAGTCCCAGACGCTGTAGCAAGTCCTATGGCTCAATATCGAGGAGGGTTTTTTTATGAACAAGTTCCATCTGGAGCATCAGGTGACAGTCATGCAGAGTTTCATGGACCACAACCACATATTGTTGATGTGGTAGTTATATATTCCAAAGAAGATTATGAGGTGGCGAGTTACAAGTTTATTCCATGGTTGAAAGACAGGGCCATGGGCATCAACGAACCAGATGCAAggatatatctgtatgatgaTATTTCCGTAGATATAAACCTGTTCAGAAAAACTGAGGACATGGCAACTAGATGTATGAAGATATTGGTTTATATCACAGAACACTTCATGGCTAATACGGAACTCAAAAGTATAGTGGAAGAGCTGATATTTCTAACAAGATTTGGAAATGCAGAGGAAGCAAAACAgcatatttcaaacatttacaaACTTGGGAGCGACATCGGAATAGAAACAAATCCTCTAGACTCTCTTACAGAATGTGTGCTACAACAAAAGAAAAGTGCTCTCATGCCGGTTCAAACAACAGAGAAAAAAATAGGATTTACAGGCCTTTTAGCAATTCATCCAATTATCCAATTTTTTGCTGTAGAAcagaacaaaaaatacaaagaaaagaTGGCATCAAATGTAATCAGGGCAGCAATAAATGATAGGAGGAAATACCAACAAGGGCAACAAAATGCCACTTGCCAACATCAGAGGCAACAAAATCTACAGGCTTCATACCATAGTCATATGCTGCATGTGTCTCAGATGGAGAGAAATCCCCAG actcAGATTATGGCAAGCCAAATGCAAGCGTACAAATGA